The Anolis carolinensis isolate JA03-04 chromosome 2, rAnoCar3.1.pri, whole genome shotgun sequence genome has a window encoding:
- the sub1 gene encoding activated RNA polymerase II transcriptional coactivator p15 isoform X2, with amino-acid sequence MPKSKELVSSSSSGSDSDREIDTGDKRKKPVPQEKPVKKQKTGESSKGAASSKQSSNKDENMFQIGKMRYVSVRDFKGKVLIDIREYWMDQEGEMKPGRKGISLNPEQWSQLKEQITDIDEAVRKL; translated from the exons ATGCCTAAATCAAAAGAACTTGTGTCTTCAAGCTCATCTGGCAGTGATTCAGACCGTGAAATTGATACTGGG gACAAAAGGAAAAAACCGGTACCACAAGAAAAACCTGTAAAGAAACAGAAGACTGGTGAAAGTTCCAAAGGTGCAGCATCCTCTAAGCAGAGTAGCAACAAAGATGAGAACATGTTTCAG ATCGGTAAAATGAGGTATGTCAGTGTTCGTGATTTTAAAGGTAAAGTCCTAATTGATATTAGAGAATACTGGATGGATCAAGAAGGTGAAATGAAACCAGGCAGAAAAG GTATCTCTCTAAATCCAGAACAGTGGAGCCAACTGAAGGAACAGATTACTGATATTGATGAAGCTGTAAGAAAACTGTAG
- the sub1 gene encoding activated RNA polymerase II transcriptional coactivator p15 isoform X1 produces the protein MPKSKELVSSSSSGSDSDREIDTGHVNHLVSDKRKKPVPQEKPVKKQKTGESSKGAASSKQSSNKDENMFQIGKMRYVSVRDFKGKVLIDIREYWMDQEGEMKPGRKGISLNPEQWSQLKEQITDIDEAVRKL, from the exons ATGCCTAAATCAAAAGAACTTGTGTCTTCAAGCTCATCTGGCAGTGATTCAGACCGTGAAATTGATACTGGG CATGTGAATCATCTAGTGTCG gACAAAAGGAAAAAACCGGTACCACAAGAAAAACCTGTAAAGAAACAGAAGACTGGTGAAAGTTCCAAAGGTGCAGCATCCTCTAAGCAGAGTAGCAACAAAGATGAGAACATGTTTCAG ATCGGTAAAATGAGGTATGTCAGTGTTCGTGATTTTAAAGGTAAAGTCCTAATTGATATTAGAGAATACTGGATGGATCAAGAAGGTGAAATGAAACCAGGCAGAAAAG GTATCTCTCTAAATCCAGAACAGTGGAGCCAACTGAAGGAACAGATTACTGATATTGATGAAGCTGTAAGAAAACTGTAG